The following are encoded in a window of Amblyraja radiata isolate CabotCenter1 chromosome 7, sAmbRad1.1.pri, whole genome shotgun sequence genomic DNA:
- the znf142 gene encoding zinc finger protein 142 isoform X2, translating to MEDDGGDVADSNGVYADFGPEQDYTLLGMDGPPPSLQGEGCFRADSVDIMMPEVGGQGAGCLQQPGPKDVQQTVALVVTVASVQQMSESSRGSDGKNPAEQRDESMECTDNPPGALIHVEGLCCSHKSDENFEDQERLSDHLRLHTKRCRSPGSGDQARARAKRPRSARTKRGLEGETGDGSSAATAQPQWAEEDPCPVRDDELPGASVIGNAGQPPAECSGVPAISCPHRSCGLAFRTAAELADHRRVHLQFRCDRCDVACSSAALLAQHKKRSRAKSKKSSCDLCPFRSCAPRDLNKHYSATHRDKAAYACNRCDFISRYRKVLKKHLTAHSDDTGSAAEENDEQEERRQELDGGNVEAQTWPGEQQPSACDEEDPVSETGSEGDRNRKNNSLRQRHFKVDVQEGMEHLYKTHICPECKRCFKKRTHLVEHLHLHFPDPSLQCPHCQKFFTSKGKLKVHLMRELGEKTHHCPLCDYSAVEKNSLNRHMASMHENTANFYSEVYACPACEEKFTVSNALKEHMKSHKEERGPLGCTEGGCGYTAPERKDFVRHLHEAHGARAVECRYRTCGSLFGTEAGMEAHRRTHYAFHCDQCDFVCSNKHVFRRHKRRGHPGSEELPCAFCPYKTFNPVEFNDHVGKMHANEKIHKCSECDFATAHKRVLNRHILLHTGEKPHKCELCDFTCRDMGYLSKHMLTHSDNKNYMCTECGYITKWKHYLTVHMRKHTGDLRYHCNQCSYRCHRADQLSSHKLRHQGKSLICEVCGFACKRKYELQKHMQVKHSQDYQMPLHQCRYCSYQTQYKQALLNHENCKHTKQREFRCALCPYKTFSNTGLFFHKRKVHGYVPGDKEWLENYAKEEMAMNSAHILLAYVEANTNPSTSAKRSESWQSKGSSAGEEPGKKSFRPGFEAPAFMQAGVVERYGSAQPDTDSADTGQPMAAQTASGTEQELQTSLSVNDPQPEVVVFGPRVGFPLPPPPEEPAKHISLDDWPPCAAGSMYRDFGLVTADIVREDLGHHEADVGEHGDDEEGGEGDHLVGHHVDVFTHEDRQPSEKAGELGQEAEDSPAVVTCTSSAEPTLHPPPESPNTKDLPGPESREEALLARSESDIQALRRQDKQQAQALVLEGRVEMLVVQTDVPVFKCEGCSYVTRKEKALVLHTKSGCQSKKTPLVCEACGATFKQQRGLNTHRLKKCPAAAAVAKKGRLYPCPAAAREPPAALFDSDVDSDSKAADPRGSPTATGQQANAGQLEGHEPCPDPDKPAQPRSEITEISAAEDLAGKEACQPAQPSVDGNTLLEEEDISRTLEEKTVDGASPGSGETLLLSQGAGVKFTFAQETYSCTACPFTSSSQLAMGDHVSVGCGAPVKLPCGLCKLLFRSERALRNHRAIKHRGEAAAGGEVGSGPGSASEGEGEEKGVDRRRRFTCPSCPFTCCQQRAMDTHKKKGCMKPDELQCRLCSFVCKSAGALRQHALLHGYKGSAAAPTRRSRLRCQLCPFSCKQARCLQQHVALKHDGAKPHKCSYCDFRTARRYRLEAHESLHTGVGRLACDACQRTFGTGSKLRVHKLRVHDKTPTHFCALCDYSGYNHNDISRHVGSCHAGQPSAACSHRGCGARFSSEGALKQHRLRLHRDRAGGCHGCPSCLFACRSESTLRSHLQRQHPQLQCPSCKLTFPGRPQLEEHKKIHFHHRCQLCPFAARERQQLVQHLLDCHEEEADGPKPLRCPTCGFTCRHQLVFDHHMKAHGGTRLYKCTDCDYTTKNRQKITWHIRIHTGEKPYKCHLCSYACADPSRLKYHMRIHQEERKYLCPDCGYKCKWINQLKYHMTKHTGAKPYRCDQCDYRSNRADALRTHKETRHKEARSFICEQCGKGFKTRFLLKTHLKKHSEEKPHVCGVCRRGFRWQAGLRHHYLTHTNEHPFFCRHCSYKAKQKFQVVKHIRRHHPLKAAAGDPSAGVGKVPVTHTLGSRDPLPALPLQSAAIEIVVTSEGP from the exons ATGGAAGATGATGGAGGAGACGTGGCAGACAGCAACGGTGTCTACGCGGACTTTGGTCCTGAGCAGGACTACACGCTCCTCGGGATGGATGGGCCGCCACCTTCTCTCCAGGGAGAAGGGTGCTTCCGAGCCGACTCGGTGGACATCATGATGCCAGAGGTGGGCGGGCAGGGTGCCGGATGTCTCCAACAGCCTGGCCCCAAGGACGTGCAGCAGACTGTGGCCCTGGTGGTGACTGTGGCGTCCGTTCAGCAGATGTCGGAAAGCAGTCGGGGAAGTGATGGGAAGAACCCGGCAGAGCAACGGGATGAAAGCATGGAATGCACTGACAACCCGCCAG GTGCATTGATCCATGTGGAGGGCCTCTGCTGCAGCCACAAAAGCGATGAGAACTTTGAGGACCAGGAGCGGCTGTCTGACCACCTCCGGCTTCACACCAAACGCTGTCGCTCCCCCGGCTCCGGTGATCAGGCCAGAGCGCGGGCGAAACGTCCCCGGTCGGCGCGGACCAAGCGTGGCTTGGAGGGGGAGACGGGTGACGGGTCAAGTGCAGCCACTGCCCAGCCACAATGGGCGGAGGAGGACCCTTGCCCCGTCCGCGACGACGAACTCCCCGGGGCCTCGGTGATCGGTAACGCCGGCCAGCCGCCGGCAGAGTGCAGCGGTGTTCCGGCCATCTCCTGCCCTCACCGGTCGTGCGGACTGGCCTTCCGGACTGCGGCTGAGCTGGCTGACCACCGCCGCGTCCACTTGCAGTTCCGCTGCGACCGATGCGACGTCGCGTGCTCCAGCGCCGCGCTCCTGGCGCAGCACAAGAAGCGCAGCCGAGCGAAAAGCAAGAAGTCCAGCTGCGATCTCTGCCCCTTCCGGAGCTGTGCACCCCGGGACCTAAACAAGCACTACAGCGCCACGCATCGAGACAAGGCCGCCTACGCCTGCAATAGATGCGACTTCATCAGCCGCTATCGCAAGGTGTTGAAGAAGCACTTGACTGCGCATTCTG ATGACACTGGTAGCGCTGCGGAAGAGAATGACGAGCAGGAGGAGAGGAGACAGGAGCTCGATGGTGGCAACGTTGAGGCACAGACGTGGCCTGGGGAACAGCAGCCATCTGCCTGTGACGAGGAAGACCCGGTGTCGGAGACTGGGTCAGAGGGCGACAGGAACAGAAAGAACAACTCCCTCAGACAGCGACATTTCAAAG TTGACGTGCAAGAAGGGATGGAACATCTGTACAAGACCCACATCTGCCCGGAATGCAAACGCTGCTTCAAGAAGAGGACTCACCTGGTGGAGCACCTCCACCTGCACTTCCCCGACCCCAGCCTGCAGTGCCCCCACTGCCAGAAGTTCTTCACCAGCAAGGGCAAGCTGAAGGTGCACCTGATGCGGGAGCTGGGGGAGAAGACCCACCACTGCCCGCTGTGCGACTACAGCGCGGTGGAGAAGAACTCTCTCAACCGCCACATGGCCAGCATGCACGAGAACACGGCCAACTTCTACTCCGAGGTGTACGCCTGCCCGGCGTGCGAGGAGAAGTTCACCGTCAGCAACGCGTTGAAGGAGCACATGAAGAGCCACAAGGAGGAGCGGGGGCCGCTGGGCTGCACCGAGGGGGGCTGCGGCTACACCGCCCCGGAGCGCAAGGACTTTGTCCGCCACCTGCACGAGGCCCACGGCGCCCGGGCGGTGGAGTGCCGCTACCGGACCTGCGGCTCGCTCTTCGGCACCGAGGCGGGCATGGAGGCCCACCGGCGCACGCACTACGCCTTCCACTGCGACCAGTGCGACTTTGTCTGCTCCAACAAGCACGTCTTCCGCCGCCACAAGCGCCGGGGACACCCCGGCAGCGAGGAGCTGCCCTGCGCCTTCTGCCCCTACAAGACCTTCAACCCCGTGGAGTTCAACGACCACGTGGGCAAGATGCACGCCAACGAGAAGATCCACAAGTGCAGCGAGTGCGACTTTGCCACCGCCCACAAGAGGGTCCTCAACAGGCACATCCTTCTCCACACAG GCGAGAAGCCACATAAATGTGAACTGTGCGATTTCACCTGCAGGGATATGGGTTACCTGTCCAAGCACATGCTCACACACTCCGACAACAAGAACTACATGTGTACAGAGTGTGGCTACATCACCAAGTGGAAGCATTACCTCACCGTGCACATGCGGAAACATACCGGAGACCTGAG GTATCATTGCAACCAGTGCTCCTACCGCTGTCACCGTGCAGATCAGCTCAGCAGCCACAAGCTGCGGCACCAGGGCAAGTCGCTCATCTGCGAGGTGTGCGGCTTCGCCTGCAAGCGCAAGTACGAGCTGCAGAAGCACATGCAGGTGAAGCACTCGCAGGACTACCAGATGCCCCTGCACCAGTGCCGCTACTGCAGTTACCAGACGCAGTACAAGCAGGCTCTGCTCAACCACGAGAACTGCAAGCACACCAAGCAGAGGGAGTTCCGCTGCGCCCTCTGCCCCTACAAGACCTTCAGCAACACCGGCCTCTTCTTCCACAAGCGGAAAGTCCACGGCTACGTGCCGGGAGACAAGGAGTGGCTAGAGAACTACGCCAAGGAGGAGATGGCCATGAACTCTGCCCACATCCTGCTGGCGTACGTGGAGGCAAACACCAATCCCTCCACCTCGGCCAAGAGGAGCGAGTCGTGGCAGAGCAAAGGTTCGAGTGCCGGGGAGGAACCCGGGAAGAAGTCATTCCGCCCCGGCTTTGAAGCTCCGGCTTTCATGCAGGCCGGCGTCGTGGAACGGTACGGCTCGGCGCAGCCGGACACGGACTCCGCCGACACGGGGCAACCGATGGCCGCCCAGACCGCCAGCGGCACGGAACAGGAGCTTCAGACGAGCCTGAGCGTAAACGACCCTCAGCCCGAGGTGGTGGTCTTCGGCCCTCGGGTGggctttcccctccctcctcccccggaGGAGCCGGCAAAGCACATCTCCCTGGATGACTGGCCGCCCTGCGCCGCCGGCTCCATGTACCGGGACTTTGGTCTCGTCACCGCCGACATTGTGCGGGAGGACCTCGGCCACCACGAGGCCGATGTTGGAGAGCACGGCGACgatgaggaagggggagagggggaccaCCTCGTTGGGCACCATGTCGACGTCTTCACGCACGAAGATCGCCAGCCGTCGGAGAAGGCCGGGGAACTTGGCCAAGAGGCAGAGGACTCGCCTGCCGTTGTCACCTGCACAAGCTCGGCGGAACCCACACTTCATCCCCCTCCTGAGTCGCCCAATACCAAGGACCTTCCTGGGCCCGAGAGTCGGGAGGAAGCACTCCTTGCGCGGTCCGAGTCGGACATCCAGGCCCTGAGGAGGCAGGACAAGCAGCAAGCACAAGCCCTGGTgctggaggggagggtggagatgcTGGTGGTGCAGACCGACGTCCCGGTGTTCAAGTGCGAAGGGTGCTCCTACGTCACCCGCAAGGAGAAGGCCCTGGTCCTCCACACCAAGTCGGGCTGCCAGAGCAAGAAGACGCCCCTGGTGTGCGAGGCCTGCGGGGCCACCTTCAAGCAGCAGCGGGGACTCAACACCCACCGGCTGAAGAAGTGCCCCGCCGCCGCTGCGGTGGCGAAGAAAGGCAGGTTGTACCCGTGTCCGGCCGCGGCCAGAGAGCCGCCCGCCGCCCTCTTCGACTCGGACGTTGACTCGGACTCGAAGGCCGCCGACCCGCGAGGGTCTCCGACGGCGACGGGGCAGCAAGCCAACGCCGGCCAGCTCGAGGGGCATGAACCGTGTCCGGACCCCGACAAGCCCGCCCAGCCAAGGTCTGAAATCACGGAGATTTCTGCAGCTGAAGACCTGGCGGGAAAGGAAGCCTGCCAACCTGCCCAACCTTCGGTGGATGGGAACACCTTGCTGGAAGAGGAAGATATCTCGAGGACATTAGAAGAGAAGACCGTGGATGGTGCTTCCCCGGGTAGCGGGGAGACTTTGCTTCTGTCCCAAGGAGCCGGGGTGAAGTTCACCTTTGCCCAGGAGACGTACTCCTGCACCGCCTGCCCCTTCACAAGCTCCAGCCAGCTGGCGATGGGCGACCACGTGTCAGTAGGGTGCGGAGCCCCCGTCAAGCTGCCCTGTGGCCTGTGCAAGCTGCTCTTCCGCTCGGAGCGGGCGCTGAGGAACCACCGGGCGATCAAACACAGAGGGGAGGCAGCGGCAGGGGGAGAGGTGGGCTCCGGCCCGGGGTCTGCAagcgagggtgagggggaggagaagggtgtAGACCGCCGCCGCCGCTTCACCTGCCCCTCCTGCCCCTTCACCTGCTGCCAGCAGCGCGCCATGGACACCCACAAGAAGAAGGGCTGCATGAAGCCCGACGAGCTACAGTGCCGCCTCTGCTCCTTCGTCTGCAAGTCTGCCGGCGCCCTGCGGCAGCACGCCCTGCTGCACGGATACAAGGGGTCGGCGGCCGCTCCCACCCGCCGCAGCCGCCTGCGCTGCCAGCTCTGCCCCTTCAGCTGCAAGCAGGCCCGCTGCCTGCAGCAGCACGTGGCCCTCAAGCACGACGGGGCCAAGCCGCACAAGTGCAGCTACTGCGACTTCCGCACGGCGCGGCGCTACCGGCTGGAGGCCCACGAGTCGCTGCACACCGGCGTGGGCCGCCTGGCGTGCGACGCCTGCCAGCGGACCTTCGGCACCGGCTCCAAGCTGCGGGTGCACAAGCTGCGGGTCCACGACAAGACGCCCACCCACTTCTGCGCCCTGTGCGACTACAGCGGCTACAACCACAACGACATCAGCCGCCACGTGGGCAGCTGCCACGCTGGCCAGCCCAGCGCCGCCTGCAGCCACCGCGGCTGCGGCGCCCGCTTCAGCTCGGAGGGCGCCCTGAAGCAGCACCGGCTGCGCCTGCACCGCGACAGGGCCGGCGGCTGCCACGGCTGCCCCTCCTGCCTCTTCGCCTGCCGCAGCgagtccaccctccgcagccaccTGCAGCGGCAGCACCCGCAGCTGCAGTGCCCGTCCTGCAAGCTGACCTTCCCTGGGCGCCCGCAGCTGGAGGAACACAAGAAGATCCACTTCCACCACCGCTGCCAGCTCTGCCCCTTCGCCGCCCGCGAACGCCAGCAACTGGTGCAGCACCTGCTGGACTGCCATGAGGAGGAGGCCGACGGGCCCAAGCCCCTGCGCTGCCCCACCTGCGGCTTCACCTGCCGCCACCAGCTGGTGTTCGACCACCACATGAAGGCGCACGGCGGCACCCGCCTCTACAAGTGCACCGACTGCGACTACACCACCAAGAACCGCCAGAAGATCACCTGGCACATCCGCATCCACACCGGGGAGAAGCCGTACAAGTGCCACCTCTGCAGCTACGCCTGCGCCGACCCCTCCCGTCTCAAG
- the znf142 gene encoding zinc finger protein 142 isoform X1 yields MEDDGGDVADSNGVYADFGPEQDYTLLGMDGPPPSLQGEGCFRADSVDIMMPEVGGQGAGCLQQPGPKDVQQTVALVVTVASVQQMSESSRGSDGKNPAEQRDESMECTDNPPAGALIHVEGLCCSHKSDENFEDQERLSDHLRLHTKRCRSPGSGDQARARAKRPRSARTKRGLEGETGDGSSAATAQPQWAEEDPCPVRDDELPGASVIGNAGQPPAECSGVPAISCPHRSCGLAFRTAAELADHRRVHLQFRCDRCDVACSSAALLAQHKKRSRAKSKKSSCDLCPFRSCAPRDLNKHYSATHRDKAAYACNRCDFISRYRKVLKKHLTAHSDDTGSAAEENDEQEERRQELDGGNVEAQTWPGEQQPSACDEEDPVSETGSEGDRNRKNNSLRQRHFKVDVQEGMEHLYKTHICPECKRCFKKRTHLVEHLHLHFPDPSLQCPHCQKFFTSKGKLKVHLMRELGEKTHHCPLCDYSAVEKNSLNRHMASMHENTANFYSEVYACPACEEKFTVSNALKEHMKSHKEERGPLGCTEGGCGYTAPERKDFVRHLHEAHGARAVECRYRTCGSLFGTEAGMEAHRRTHYAFHCDQCDFVCSNKHVFRRHKRRGHPGSEELPCAFCPYKTFNPVEFNDHVGKMHANEKIHKCSECDFATAHKRVLNRHILLHTGEKPHKCELCDFTCRDMGYLSKHMLTHSDNKNYMCTECGYITKWKHYLTVHMRKHTGDLRYHCNQCSYRCHRADQLSSHKLRHQGKSLICEVCGFACKRKYELQKHMQVKHSQDYQMPLHQCRYCSYQTQYKQALLNHENCKHTKQREFRCALCPYKTFSNTGLFFHKRKVHGYVPGDKEWLENYAKEEMAMNSAHILLAYVEANTNPSTSAKRSESWQSKGSSAGEEPGKKSFRPGFEAPAFMQAGVVERYGSAQPDTDSADTGQPMAAQTASGTEQELQTSLSVNDPQPEVVVFGPRVGFPLPPPPEEPAKHISLDDWPPCAAGSMYRDFGLVTADIVREDLGHHEADVGEHGDDEEGGEGDHLVGHHVDVFTHEDRQPSEKAGELGQEAEDSPAVVTCTSSAEPTLHPPPESPNTKDLPGPESREEALLARSESDIQALRRQDKQQAQALVLEGRVEMLVVQTDVPVFKCEGCSYVTRKEKALVLHTKSGCQSKKTPLVCEACGATFKQQRGLNTHRLKKCPAAAAVAKKGRLYPCPAAAREPPAALFDSDVDSDSKAADPRGSPTATGQQANAGQLEGHEPCPDPDKPAQPRSEITEISAAEDLAGKEACQPAQPSVDGNTLLEEEDISRTLEEKTVDGASPGSGETLLLSQGAGVKFTFAQETYSCTACPFTSSSQLAMGDHVSVGCGAPVKLPCGLCKLLFRSERALRNHRAIKHRGEAAAGGEVGSGPGSASEGEGEEKGVDRRRRFTCPSCPFTCCQQRAMDTHKKKGCMKPDELQCRLCSFVCKSAGALRQHALLHGYKGSAAAPTRRSRLRCQLCPFSCKQARCLQQHVALKHDGAKPHKCSYCDFRTARRYRLEAHESLHTGVGRLACDACQRTFGTGSKLRVHKLRVHDKTPTHFCALCDYSGYNHNDISRHVGSCHAGQPSAACSHRGCGARFSSEGALKQHRLRLHRDRAGGCHGCPSCLFACRSESTLRSHLQRQHPQLQCPSCKLTFPGRPQLEEHKKIHFHHRCQLCPFAARERQQLVQHLLDCHEEEADGPKPLRCPTCGFTCRHQLVFDHHMKAHGGTRLYKCTDCDYTTKNRQKITWHIRIHTGEKPYKCHLCSYACADPSRLKYHMRIHQEERKYLCPDCGYKCKWINQLKYHMTKHTGAKPYRCDQCDYRSNRADALRTHKETRHKEARSFICEQCGKGFKTRFLLKTHLKKHSEEKPHVCGVCRRGFRWQAGLRHHYLTHTNEHPFFCRHCSYKAKQKFQVVKHIRRHHPLKAAAGDPSAGVGKVPVTHTLGSRDPLPALPLQSAAIEIVVTSEGP; encoded by the exons ATGGAAGATGATGGAGGAGACGTGGCAGACAGCAACGGTGTCTACGCGGACTTTGGTCCTGAGCAGGACTACACGCTCCTCGGGATGGATGGGCCGCCACCTTCTCTCCAGGGAGAAGGGTGCTTCCGAGCCGACTCGGTGGACATCATGATGCCAGAGGTGGGCGGGCAGGGTGCCGGATGTCTCCAACAGCCTGGCCCCAAGGACGTGCAGCAGACTGTGGCCCTGGTGGTGACTGTGGCGTCCGTTCAGCAGATGTCGGAAAGCAGTCGGGGAAGTGATGGGAAGAACCCGGCAGAGCAACGGGATGAAAGCATGGAATGCACTGACAACCCGCCAG CAGGTGCATTGATCCATGTGGAGGGCCTCTGCTGCAGCCACAAAAGCGATGAGAACTTTGAGGACCAGGAGCGGCTGTCTGACCACCTCCGGCTTCACACCAAACGCTGTCGCTCCCCCGGCTCCGGTGATCAGGCCAGAGCGCGGGCGAAACGTCCCCGGTCGGCGCGGACCAAGCGTGGCTTGGAGGGGGAGACGGGTGACGGGTCAAGTGCAGCCACTGCCCAGCCACAATGGGCGGAGGAGGACCCTTGCCCCGTCCGCGACGACGAACTCCCCGGGGCCTCGGTGATCGGTAACGCCGGCCAGCCGCCGGCAGAGTGCAGCGGTGTTCCGGCCATCTCCTGCCCTCACCGGTCGTGCGGACTGGCCTTCCGGACTGCGGCTGAGCTGGCTGACCACCGCCGCGTCCACTTGCAGTTCCGCTGCGACCGATGCGACGTCGCGTGCTCCAGCGCCGCGCTCCTGGCGCAGCACAAGAAGCGCAGCCGAGCGAAAAGCAAGAAGTCCAGCTGCGATCTCTGCCCCTTCCGGAGCTGTGCACCCCGGGACCTAAACAAGCACTACAGCGCCACGCATCGAGACAAGGCCGCCTACGCCTGCAATAGATGCGACTTCATCAGCCGCTATCGCAAGGTGTTGAAGAAGCACTTGACTGCGCATTCTG ATGACACTGGTAGCGCTGCGGAAGAGAATGACGAGCAGGAGGAGAGGAGACAGGAGCTCGATGGTGGCAACGTTGAGGCACAGACGTGGCCTGGGGAACAGCAGCCATCTGCCTGTGACGAGGAAGACCCGGTGTCGGAGACTGGGTCAGAGGGCGACAGGAACAGAAAGAACAACTCCCTCAGACAGCGACATTTCAAAG TTGACGTGCAAGAAGGGATGGAACATCTGTACAAGACCCACATCTGCCCGGAATGCAAACGCTGCTTCAAGAAGAGGACTCACCTGGTGGAGCACCTCCACCTGCACTTCCCCGACCCCAGCCTGCAGTGCCCCCACTGCCAGAAGTTCTTCACCAGCAAGGGCAAGCTGAAGGTGCACCTGATGCGGGAGCTGGGGGAGAAGACCCACCACTGCCCGCTGTGCGACTACAGCGCGGTGGAGAAGAACTCTCTCAACCGCCACATGGCCAGCATGCACGAGAACACGGCCAACTTCTACTCCGAGGTGTACGCCTGCCCGGCGTGCGAGGAGAAGTTCACCGTCAGCAACGCGTTGAAGGAGCACATGAAGAGCCACAAGGAGGAGCGGGGGCCGCTGGGCTGCACCGAGGGGGGCTGCGGCTACACCGCCCCGGAGCGCAAGGACTTTGTCCGCCACCTGCACGAGGCCCACGGCGCCCGGGCGGTGGAGTGCCGCTACCGGACCTGCGGCTCGCTCTTCGGCACCGAGGCGGGCATGGAGGCCCACCGGCGCACGCACTACGCCTTCCACTGCGACCAGTGCGACTTTGTCTGCTCCAACAAGCACGTCTTCCGCCGCCACAAGCGCCGGGGACACCCCGGCAGCGAGGAGCTGCCCTGCGCCTTCTGCCCCTACAAGACCTTCAACCCCGTGGAGTTCAACGACCACGTGGGCAAGATGCACGCCAACGAGAAGATCCACAAGTGCAGCGAGTGCGACTTTGCCACCGCCCACAAGAGGGTCCTCAACAGGCACATCCTTCTCCACACAG GCGAGAAGCCACATAAATGTGAACTGTGCGATTTCACCTGCAGGGATATGGGTTACCTGTCCAAGCACATGCTCACACACTCCGACAACAAGAACTACATGTGTACAGAGTGTGGCTACATCACCAAGTGGAAGCATTACCTCACCGTGCACATGCGGAAACATACCGGAGACCTGAG GTATCATTGCAACCAGTGCTCCTACCGCTGTCACCGTGCAGATCAGCTCAGCAGCCACAAGCTGCGGCACCAGGGCAAGTCGCTCATCTGCGAGGTGTGCGGCTTCGCCTGCAAGCGCAAGTACGAGCTGCAGAAGCACATGCAGGTGAAGCACTCGCAGGACTACCAGATGCCCCTGCACCAGTGCCGCTACTGCAGTTACCAGACGCAGTACAAGCAGGCTCTGCTCAACCACGAGAACTGCAAGCACACCAAGCAGAGGGAGTTCCGCTGCGCCCTCTGCCCCTACAAGACCTTCAGCAACACCGGCCTCTTCTTCCACAAGCGGAAAGTCCACGGCTACGTGCCGGGAGACAAGGAGTGGCTAGAGAACTACGCCAAGGAGGAGATGGCCATGAACTCTGCCCACATCCTGCTGGCGTACGTGGAGGCAAACACCAATCCCTCCACCTCGGCCAAGAGGAGCGAGTCGTGGCAGAGCAAAGGTTCGAGTGCCGGGGAGGAACCCGGGAAGAAGTCATTCCGCCCCGGCTTTGAAGCTCCGGCTTTCATGCAGGCCGGCGTCGTGGAACGGTACGGCTCGGCGCAGCCGGACACGGACTCCGCCGACACGGGGCAACCGATGGCCGCCCAGACCGCCAGCGGCACGGAACAGGAGCTTCAGACGAGCCTGAGCGTAAACGACCCTCAGCCCGAGGTGGTGGTCTTCGGCCCTCGGGTGggctttcccctccctcctcccccggaGGAGCCGGCAAAGCACATCTCCCTGGATGACTGGCCGCCCTGCGCCGCCGGCTCCATGTACCGGGACTTTGGTCTCGTCACCGCCGACATTGTGCGGGAGGACCTCGGCCACCACGAGGCCGATGTTGGAGAGCACGGCGACgatgaggaagggggagagggggaccaCCTCGTTGGGCACCATGTCGACGTCTTCACGCACGAAGATCGCCAGCCGTCGGAGAAGGCCGGGGAACTTGGCCAAGAGGCAGAGGACTCGCCTGCCGTTGTCACCTGCACAAGCTCGGCGGAACCCACACTTCATCCCCCTCCTGAGTCGCCCAATACCAAGGACCTTCCTGGGCCCGAGAGTCGGGAGGAAGCACTCCTTGCGCGGTCCGAGTCGGACATCCAGGCCCTGAGGAGGCAGGACAAGCAGCAAGCACAAGCCCTGGTgctggaggggagggtggagatgcTGGTGGTGCAGACCGACGTCCCGGTGTTCAAGTGCGAAGGGTGCTCCTACGTCACCCGCAAGGAGAAGGCCCTGGTCCTCCACACCAAGTCGGGCTGCCAGAGCAAGAAGACGCCCCTGGTGTGCGAGGCCTGCGGGGCCACCTTCAAGCAGCAGCGGGGACTCAACACCCACCGGCTGAAGAAGTGCCCCGCCGCCGCTGCGGTGGCGAAGAAAGGCAGGTTGTACCCGTGTCCGGCCGCGGCCAGAGAGCCGCCCGCCGCCCTCTTCGACTCGGACGTTGACTCGGACTCGAAGGCCGCCGACCCGCGAGGGTCTCCGACGGCGACGGGGCAGCAAGCCAACGCCGGCCAGCTCGAGGGGCATGAACCGTGTCCGGACCCCGACAAGCCCGCCCAGCCAAGGTCTGAAATCACGGAGATTTCTGCAGCTGAAGACCTGGCGGGAAAGGAAGCCTGCCAACCTGCCCAACCTTCGGTGGATGGGAACACCTTGCTGGAAGAGGAAGATATCTCGAGGACATTAGAAGAGAAGACCGTGGATGGTGCTTCCCCGGGTAGCGGGGAGACTTTGCTTCTGTCCCAAGGAGCCGGGGTGAAGTTCACCTTTGCCCAGGAGACGTACTCCTGCACCGCCTGCCCCTTCACAAGCTCCAGCCAGCTGGCGATGGGCGACCACGTGTCAGTAGGGTGCGGAGCCCCCGTCAAGCTGCCCTGTGGCCTGTGCAAGCTGCTCTTCCGCTCGGAGCGGGCGCTGAGGAACCACCGGGCGATCAAACACAGAGGGGAGGCAGCGGCAGGGGGAGAGGTGGGCTCCGGCCCGGGGTCTGCAagcgagggtgagggggaggagaagggtgtAGACCGCCGCCGCCGCTTCACCTGCCCCTCCTGCCCCTTCACCTGCTGCCAGCAGCGCGCCATGGACACCCACAAGAAGAAGGGCTGCATGAAGCCCGACGAGCTACAGTGCCGCCTCTGCTCCTTCGTCTGCAAGTCTGCCGGCGCCCTGCGGCAGCACGCCCTGCTGCACGGATACAAGGGGTCGGCGGCCGCTCCCACCCGCCGCAGCCGCCTGCGCTGCCAGCTCTGCCCCTTCAGCTGCAAGCAGGCCCGCTGCCTGCAGCAGCACGTGGCCCTCAAGCACGACGGGGCCAAGCCGCACAAGTGCAGCTACTGCGACTTCCGCACGGCGCGGCGCTACCGGCTGGAGGCCCACGAGTCGCTGCACACCGGCGTGGGCCGCCTGGCGTGCGACGCCTGCCAGCGGACCTTCGGCACCGGCTCCAAGCTGCGGGTGCACAAGCTGCGGGTCCACGACAAGACGCCCACCCACTTCTGCGCCCTGTGCGACTACAGCGGCTACAACCACAACGACATCAGCCGCCACGTGGGCAGCTGCCACGCTGGCCAGCCCAGCGCCGCCTGCAGCCACCGCGGCTGCGGCGCCCGCTTCAGCTCGGAGGGCGCCCTGAAGCAGCACCGGCTGCGCCTGCACCGCGACAGGGCCGGCGGCTGCCACGGCTGCCCCTCCTGCCTCTTCGCCTGCCGCAGCgagtccaccctccgcagccaccTGCAGCGGCAGCACCCGCAGCTGCAGTGCCCGTCCTGCAAGCTGACCTTCCCTGGGCGCCCGCAGCTGGAGGAACACAAGAAGATCCACTTCCACCACCGCTGCCAGCTCTGCCCCTTCGCCGCCCGCGAACGCCAGCAACTGGTGCAGCACCTGCTGGACTGCCATGAGGAGGAGGCCGACGGGCCCAAGCCCCTGCGCTGCCCCACCTGCGGCTTCACCTGCCGCCACCAGCTGGTGTTCGACCACCACATGAAGGCGCACGGCGGCACCCGCCTCTACAAGTGCACCGACTGCGACTACACCACCAAGAACCGCCAGAAGATCACCTGGCACATCCGCATCCACACCGGGGAGAAGCCGTACAAGTGCCACCTCTGCAGCTACGCCTGCGCCGACCCCTCCCGTCTCAAG